GATAGGGGTCATCTCCAGCCACAGAGCCTATTATTGCAATTTCGAGAAAGCTGGATAGTTTATGTACTTTTTCAGCAAACTCATTAGCAGCAACTCTAAGAATTTCATTCTTATTCATCTTCTTTACTCCATTAAACTACTAATTAACATTGTGTTTAACGGTATCAGCATATACGAAGTTACGGCCGAAGGGAGCAACATCTTGAGTTGTTTTCTTTTCTATTTTATCCTTACCTCTAAGGTTTCTGAACCACCCACAATACGCAATCGGTGGAAAACTTCTTTACTTCTTCGGACTCTTCACAAAGTTCAGAACGCAATATTCCTTCTATTAAGATAAACCCTGCTTCTTCCAAACTTAAAATTACTTCATCTCTGGTTGGAAGATGAAGAAAAGTGTCTCTCTCTTCCATCTTTATAACCCTATCTCCAAACTCGTGCAAACTTTTATCTTGAAAATGCAATGCCCACCTTCTCTTCTCCTCTTGCCAAAATGATTCATATTCTTTACTGCTATCCCTATCATGAGTAGTAAACAAGAAATATCCTTTAGGTTTCAATATACGCTTTATTTCATTTAACACTTTTATCCGATTTTCTCTTCCCGGTATCTGCATTATCCCATTAAAAGAAAATAAAGCCGCCTCAAAGGTTTCATCATTATAATCCAAACAAACCGCATCTCCCACACTAAAAGCTATGTTATAATTCAATTCCTCACTAATTCTTCTGGCTTGCACTATCATAGCTTCTGCCAAATCCAATCCTTCTACTAGATGGTAACCAAGCTCATAGAATCCTATGGTTGTTCTCCCTGCACCACATCCAATATCTAAAATTCGGTCTTTCGGATTAAAATATTTTTTAATCATCATCTTCTCAGATTCCCATAGCCCAATTTCCTTAACTGCTCTTGTATAATCTGATACTGTCTTTTCTGTGTTAAACGATTTTCTAATAAACTCTGTATCAACTTTTCTTGTGTTCATCTCTTCGTGCTCCCCATTTATAAATTTTAATATTATTTCTAATGTGTTTGCAAAATATAACTCATATTTCCCCCTGTGTCTTATCCCAATCTTTGACGAACTGCACCATATAGAATTATTCCAGCAGCTACTGATGCATTTAAGGATTCAGTGGATCCCAAGATAGGAATTTTTATCTTTTTATAAGCCGCTTTCCTCCATATATCATTTGCTCCTCTATTTTCGTTTCCGATTACCAAAGCGAAAGAATCTTTGAGGTTAGCGGAATAGTAATATTCTTCACTATCTAAATCTGCCACCATAATATTTATAGAGTTATAGTTTAACCATTTGACTGCCTCATTATCATCAAGACCACTTACAATAGGCACCTGAAACAGGGAACCCATTGTAGACCTAACAACTTTTGGGTTATATAAATCTACAGTTCCTTCAGTTAATAATACCGCAGTAGCACCTGCTGCAGCGCTGGTTCTTATGATCGTCCCAAGATTTCCAGGATCCTGCAGGCCATTCAAAACAACTACCAAAGGATTTGCCCCAAGAATTATATCTGCCAATGATATTTCTATTTGTTCAGCTACCGCTATTATTCCTTGAGAGCTAACTGTATCTGAAACCTTATTAAATAGATTATTGGGAAGTCTTAAAACCTGACAAT
This genomic window from bacterium contains:
- a CDS encoding RNA methyltransferase, giving the protein MKQYKDITSRENSMYKLVRALSQKKVRENSGLFLIEGTRLVEEANSRGIKIKYLIINETAENVPKINQDCQVLRLPNNLFNKVSDTVSSQGIIAVAEQIEISLADIILGANPLVVVLNGLQDPGNLGTIIRTSAAAGATAVLLTEGTVDLYNPKVVRSTMGSLFQVPIVSGLDDNEAVKWLNYNSINIMVADLDSEEYYYSANLKDSFALVIGNENRGANDIWRKAAYKKIKIPILGSTESLNASVAAGIILYGAVRQRLG
- a CDS encoding class I SAM-dependent methyltransferase, coding for MNTRKVDTEFIRKSFNTEKTVSDYTRAVKEIGLWESEKMMIKKYFNPKDRILDIGCGAGRTTIGFYELGYHLVEGLDLAEAMIVQARRISEELNYNIAFSVGDAVCLDYNDETFEAALFSFNGIMQIPGRENRIKVLNEIKRILKPKGYFLFTTHDRDSSKEYESFWQEEKRRWALHFQDKSLHEFGDRVIKMEERDTFLHLPTRDEVILSLEEAGFILIEGILRSELCEESEEVKKFSTDCVLWVVQKP